CCCCATGGttgccccacaactgccccccaacccccccgttCTGCCCCATAGAAGCCCCCACCCCAtagctccccctgccccccttttccaccccacaactgccccccctgccccagagccccactcctgccccacagctcagccccacagcccctcccatGGACTCttctgccccatggctgccccacaactgccccccagaccctcatcctgccccacaACTGTCCCCCAATACCCCTGTTCTGCCCCACAGTACCCCcgcctgccccatagctcccccCCCGCCCAAAACTGCCCCACAAcagccccccctctgccccagggcccccaaactgccccccaacccccccattctgccccacagaactccctcctgccccacagacacGCAACTGCCCCACAAATGCCCCtggcccctccccccccgctATTTTTAACCCCTTAATCCCCCCTCGTTAATCAGCGAAGCCCTAATTAGGGCGGGGggaggggcagaaagggggggggtgagggggagcacttatggggcagagagggggcacttatggggcagtgcctcccagtccaacccagtttgggggttcccatCTCCCAGTCCAACCCAGTTTGGGGGatcccagtccagcccagtgcctcccagtccaacccagtttgggggttcccatCTCCCAGTCCAACCCAGTTTGGGGGatcccagtccagcccagtgcctcccagttcaaCCCACTTTGCTTCCCCTTTGCACACGCGCGTGcaagccccgcccctcacctgcagctgctgcagcgcCCGCTCCAGCGCCTCCTCGTGCGAATCCTCGTGCGAATCCTCCTCGTGCGAATCCTCCTCGTGCGAATCTGAACCCTCGTGCGAACCCTCGTGCGAACCCTCGTGTGAGGCCCGGCAGCGCCTGAGCTTGGCCGCCAACTCCAGGGCCGTTTCCCGCTGTTGCACGAGGGCCTCGCGCAGCCGCAGGATGGTGCTTCGGGCGTGCGAGGGGTCCTCGTGCGAATCCTCGTGCGAGGAGGTGGCCTCGTGCGTGCAAGCCTCGTGCCCCGGCGGGAGGGGCGTGCAAAGGAAGCGCGGCAGGGGCTGAGCCCTCGTCAGcccccagagcagccccagggccAGCAGGGACGGCGCACGCATGGCCCTCGCACACGCGCGTGCAAAGGGCTCCGGAGGCTGCgggagggggagatgggggggtgAGGAGGCACTTagggggcagaaaggggcacttatggggcagggaggggcagCTGAGTGCGTGCAAGGCCTTGCACACGCTTGTGCAAGAGGTCGGGAGGCTCTGGAGGGGGTGAGGAGGCACTTcgggggcagaaagggggacTTAGGGGGCACTTAGGGGTCAGGAaagggcacttatggggcagggagggacagCTGAGTGCGTGCAAGGCCTTACACACGCGCGTGCAAGAGCTCGGGCTGATGTAGAGACACTTATGGGGCGGGGGGGttacttatggggcagaaagaggcactgggggggtacttatggggcagagccccccCTGACTCCTCGAGCCCTCGCACGCGTGTGTGCAACACACAGGGTTCCAGTTCAAACCAGTTACCCCCAGTCCAGCCCAGCGTCTCCCAGTCCAAACCAGTTGGAGGTTCCCACCCCCCCAGTCCAAACCAGTTAGGGGGTTCCCTGCTCCCAGTCCAAACCAGTTGGAGGGGTTCCCATCTCCCAGTCCAAACCAGTTGGAGGGGTTCCCATCTCCCAGTCCAAATCAGTTTGGGGCttcccagtccagcccagtgtctcccagcccaaaccagtTGCCAAGCCCCCCAGTTCCCAGTCCAAACCACTTTGGGGGGTTCCTCCTCCCAGTCCAAACCAGTTTGGgttcccagtccatcccagttcctcccagtcccccccctccccgtacCTGTGCACACGCGCGTGCGAGGCCCCAGGGCTTTACTGGTCTTACTGGGGCTTtactgggaggggggaggggggatcAGAGCGGCTCAGGGGGGGAGGGGCAGCACAATCCCCTCccccaccctctgccccataagtaccccctctctgccccataatTGCCACCCCTGGCCCATAACTGCCCTCTCTATGCCCCATAAgtgctctctctgccccataactgccctctctgtgccccataagtgcccttCTCTGCCCATAAGTGCCaactctctgccccataagtgcctcTCTCTGCCCCGTAAGTGCCCCCTCGCCCCATAAGTGCCaactctctgccccataactgcttctctctgccccataagtgcctctctctgccccataagtgctcTCTGCaccccataagtgcccctctctgccccataactgccccttCTGCCACATAAGTGCTCTCTCTGCaccccataagtgcccccttcctgccccataactgccccctCAGGCCCCATCTCCtctctggccccgcccctctccACTACCAGACCACGCCCTTTCCCTTAAGCCCCGCCCCCTGTGCTTTCAAGACCCGCCCCCTCATGTCGTAATTCCGCTTTGGCCACCACACTCCAAAACCCGCCccctcaagccacgcccctcctCCCTGAAGCCCCGCCTCTTCGCAAAACGTCAATCATCACTGGTCACGCCCCCTTAAAAAAGCTCCACCCCTtccaagatggcggcgcccTGTCTCTTCTCGCGGCCGTAGCAGTCGGGGTGTCGGCGATGTCTTGCGGCGAGGAGACGGGGGGGGAACGACCGGGGCCCCCCCGGGAGCCGCCCCGTACCCTGCAGGGGCTGCTCGAGATGGCGGTGACGGCGGGAGAGCCccgcggcgggggggggggcgcctctggggcaggaggtgagggggaaatggggggggctgggggggcctCGAGGGGGGAattgggaggagaggggggaattgtggggcggggggggacatgggggggaaatgggggggccTTGAGGGGGGAAattttggggctgggggggacatggggggctggggggaccTTGAGGGGAGAATTGGGGGGGAATTGTGGGGCTcagggaggaaatggggggcaaatagagggatggagggagcaaCTGGTGGGCTGCGGGAAGAAATGGAATTGAGGGGGTGAGGGGCAAatagggggctgggggggaattggggggctggagggaaATGTGGGTCGGGGCggaaaggggggagaaggagaaatgtggggctgggggggaatCGGGGGCTGGGGAGTGTAACAGGGGCAAATGTGGGGGTTAAtgtggggctggaagggaaaatggggggcaaatgaggggctgggggagaatTGAGGGCCtggggggggaattgggggtctggggaagggggaaatggggcCCTTGTtgggggagggatggggggggcaaatgggggctggaggagtgggggggggggcaaatggggACCAGGGGGCAAATGGGTCaggaggggggggggcaaatggcagtcggggggggggggtaaatggggagcaggaggggttCGAAGAGGGTCTCTAatcccctttcttcccccccctcagcagcagcagtggctgcgGGAGGCGCTGTCGGCGGCCCTGGGGGGGGCCGAGGGTTCCGGGGGGGCCCTGGAACGTTGCCTGCACGATTTGGGGGGGCCCGACCCCCCCGAGGAGAGCCTGGAGCTGTTGGCGGAGCTGTGCGAGAGCCTGGACCACgccacggggggggggggggcaaataTGGGcctttgggggggaaatggggaccATTGAGGGGGGAAATGGAAGTCTGAGGGGAGAATTGGGGGTGAGTTAAGGgcttgggggggaaatggggagcTTGGGGGCAAATAGAGGGTTGGGGGGCCTTTAGGAGGGCAAATGGGGGCCTTGGGGGCCGAGTTCTGTTCGGGGGGAGGTTCAGGGAGGGTCTCtaaccccctttttccccccccagaGTTCCGTACAGGGGGTTTTAGGGGTTCGGGGGGGCGCAGAGGGGGTCTCTaaccccattcccccccccagGTTCTGTAtaggggggtttaggggttcAGGGGGGCCCGGGGAGGGTCTCTAAccccatttttcctcctccagagTTCTGTATAGGGGGCTTaggtgtttgggggggctcagaggggtCTCTAAcaccctttttccccccccagaGTTCTGTGCCCGGGGGGGGCTGCCCCCCACGCTGTCGCTGCTGACCCACAGGCggggggggctgcgggcggggGCCGCTCGCCTGCTGGGGGCCTGTGCCCAGAACCTGCCGGAGGCCCAGGGGGGGGCCCTGGCTTTGGGGGCGCTGCCCACCCTGCTGGCGGCACTGGGGGGGGACCCcgacccccaagtgcccccctGCCGCCCTCTTTGCCATCTCCTGTGAgtgggggggcaatgggggggacTGGTGGGGGTAATTTGGGAGGTTGGGGGGCAAGCGGGTGGTCTCCAGGGTGGTAAATGGGGGTCTGGGAGTGGTTGGGGGGCAAttgagggggctggggggggggggctccaAACCCTAAGTGCCTCCCACCGTCCTCTTTGCCATCtctgggggaagggaggggcaACTGGGTGGGTAattgggggggctggggggcagttGAGGGAATTGGGGTGGTAGTTGGGAGGGGTTGGGGTGGAAAAGGTAattgggggggctgggggtgattGGGGCAACTGACCCCCCCCCGCAACTTGCCTTCCCTCTTCTCAATTGCCCCCAACCCCATTAATTGTCCCCCCTCATTGCCCCCCCCAGGCCTGGTGCGGGGGCAGCCGTCGGGGCTGACGCAGTTGGAGcgtttgggggggctggaggcGCTGGGGGGGGCCCTAAAAAGACCCCCCCTCCGCGCCAGGGCTGCCTTCCTGGTGCACAGTCTGCTGGGGGAGCACCCCCCGCTCGCCGGTGagacacacacaccccccaaaatacccccctggacccccaaataccccccccgaaccccacaATACCCCCAGgcaccccaaaatgccccccaaaccaacaacaaaccACCTCCAAACTTCCAACCCCCGCCAACATGATGAGGTACCCTCCTGAAATACCCCCCAAATGCTCACCCAACCCCTCCCGATGCCACCCAATCGCCCCCAGTTGCCCTCTGACCCCCCTTTTCGCCCCCAAACACCTACCCAACTACCCCAATGTCACCCAAGCACCCCCAAACGCCCCAGTTGCCCCGacccccccttttgccccccaaaTGCCCATTCAACCCAATGCCACCCAATTGCCCCTGGACCCCTCTTTTGCCCCCATACGCCCACCCAAACCCCCCAATGCCACCCCACCACCTCCAATCGCCCCCAGTTGCCCCTGACCCCCCTTTTGCCCTCCTAAACACCCACCAAccacccctaaaccccccccagttgccccctgaccccccttttgcccccccagaGATActtgtggggcagggctgggtcCCACGGCTGGTGGAGCTGCTGCGCACGGAGCACGGCGCGGCCCACGAGCACGCCATGGGCGCCCTCTGCCGGtgggggcaattggggggggggcaatTGAGGGGGGTGGGGGCAATTGGAGAGGGCTGGGGGGCAATTTTGGAGGGTAGTGGGTCTGGGAAGGGCTGAGGGGAGCAATGGGGGCAGTTGGGAGGGCCTTGGGGGCAATTTGGGGGCGTTGAGGGCAACGGGGGGATAATGGGGGTATTGGGGGGGGCAATTTGTGGGGAAATGGGGTGTTTGCAAAAGGCTgggggggcaattgggggggttgggggcagCTGGGAGACAatgggggctttggggggcGATTGTGGGagtttggggtgctgggggcaaTTGGGGGTGGTCTGGGGGAGCactttgggggggtcctggggggcagtttgggggggttctgggaGGCAGTTtagggggttctggggggcaGTTTGGAGATCGGAGGgagcagttttgggggggtctcaccccccacccccccccgttttgccccccccccaggctgTCCCTCAGTGCGGGGGGACTGCAGGCGTGCCGTGACCCGCccctggggctggagcagctgctgcggGAGAGGGGGGCGCAGCTGCGGGGGCACCAGGAGAGCCGGGTATGGGGGACTGGGGCAAACTGGGAGGGCTGGGAGTGGCTCCAGTAGGGCCGGGGgcggggggcactgggagggcactgaaAGGGATTagagaggaactgggagggactggcggggcactgggaggggctcCACTAGGGcctggggaggcactgggagggcactgagagggactgggggcaactgggagggctGGGGGTGTCTCTGGGAGTACTGGGAGAACCTTCGAGGGCGCTGGGACCACTGGGAATGGCTCCAGTAGTgcctgggggggcactgggagggactggggggaactgggagaggctCCAGTAGGGCTGAGGGGAGCACTTGGGGGAGATCGAGGGGTGTGTGAGGCAGTGGGGGGGAGTCTGGGGGGgcaaattggggggggggggtaaagGATATGGGGGGCACTTGGAAGGCTGGAGGGGAGGACATGGGGTCCgggggggggcacttgggggtcagaTCCCCTCCCCCTTAtgcccccccccttttcccccccccgcaggaggagctggagttctgccagcagctgctgcagcgcTGCTTCCCGGAGAACCCCCCCCAGGAGACCCCTCCCCAGGAGACGCCCCCCCAGGAATTACTCCCCCCGGCGATACCCCCTCCGGCCCTCCTACCCCTCCCGGGCCCGCCCCCCCACCGGTGACCCCCCTCCCCTTCCACTGTCTCCCCCCCTCATTGCAGAGGGGGGCAATAAAGGCGTTGCCCCATTCTGTTTTATACAGGGGGGGCTGTGATGATGTCATTGATGATGTCACTGATGAGGTCATAGGCTGCCTTGGACACCCCCAATTATGAAACGACACCCTAATTAGGAAATGAACCCCCAGTTAGGAAACGACCCCCGTTTCAACCCCCCATTCCCCAATGTGGGCTGGGAAGGGGGCGTGGTCAAACGGGGTTATGGTGAAAGGGGAGGTGTCTGAGACCGGGGCGGGGCCTGAGCCATGAGGGGGCGTGTCGGGGCGGGGCCTGAGCCGTTTGCCATGGTGACGCGTCCCGCTGCCGCCATGGCGGGGCTGGAGCCGGCGCTGGGCTCCGTCTGCTGGTGGGGGCTGAGCCCGGCCCTGGACCTGAGCCGCCACCGTGAGAGCCCAGCGCCTCCCAGTCTgacccccaattccccctcccctccttttaCCCTCGCCTTTTACCCCTTTccattttccccttcccccccatcccaccccgTTCCctgttcctcccagttcccGACCCCCAATATCAGTCCTCAcatcccagttcctcccagttcccctcccagtcccggTTCCCCTATCCCAGTTCCTCCAAGTTCCCATCCCGTCCCACTTCTCCCagtcccccattccccccccattcGCCCCGGTTCACCTCcgttcccagttccccccatccTTCCCAGTTCTCCGGTCCCCCGTTCACCCCCGTTTCgttctcccagtatccccattccccccccgttcccagttctcccagttcccccccattTCGCCCCTCTCTCCCGTTCCCCCCCTTCCCAATTGTGCCCCTCCCCTCGCCCCCCTCTaacccccctttccccccccccagtgccccctcccccGGTGCCGGCGGTGTcgctgctgctggggggggcggaggggcgGCACCTCCTGAGCACGGCGGCGTGGGGGGGGGGCGAGACCCTGCACGGTAaggggggggcaatggggagaCAAGGGGGGGCAACGGGGGGGGGGCTATGGagagggggcaatggggacgGGGGAGtgtggggggcaatggggaggaggggcaatgggggggcaatgggaaGGGGGGGCAACGGGGAGAAgagggggcaatggggaggagggggacaatggggaggagggggcagtgAGGAGGGGGTCCTAACAATGCGGGGGGGCAGCACCGTATGGACCGagggggggtcagtggggggaGGTCCCGGTGTAAGAGGGGTCTCAGAGGTGGGGGGGCGGTTACTGGGGGTTCCCAGTGTTACCGGATCCCGTCACGGGGGTCTCATTGCGGGGGGGCGGGTCCCGGTGCGGGGGTGTCTCAGTTAacggggggtcccgggggggtcccgcaggtgctggtgggtgagCAGCGCCCCGAGCCGGTTGCCcgacagctgctgctgctgctcgtGGCCACCGAGAGCCCCGCGGGACCCCCCCCGGCAGGTACCGACCGACCCCCCGgttctctcccagtccccccacgTCCTagtccccccatcccagttctcccCGTTCTcattcccagttctcccagccCCCCCTCATTCACGGTTCCCTCCCATACCAGTTCTCCttgttcctcccagttcccctccttCTCCGTCCTCccttcccagttcctcctccaACCCCAATCCCTCTATCCCAGTTCCCCCGgttcccccccatcccagttcctccAGTTCTCCCATTTCCCCTGTCCATCCCAGTTCCTCTCAGTTCCTCCCACCCTCCCTCGCtgttctcccagtccccccccgccccccggtgtcccccccgtTCCCggttctcccagttccccccagttcgAGCCGAGATGCTactggagctgctgggctcGGTTCGGCTCCGCACCGGCACCGCCGCGATCGTGGCCGAATCCGCCGCCCGCCTCCGGCGCTGGGTGTgcggggggggccggggggggccgCGGGGGCCCCCCGACCTCAGCCTCATGAAGgtactgggggaactgggagaactgggagcgaCTGGGGTAAATGAGGGGaacagggatgctgggggcaGCCGGTACGGGGGATGCtggagggggaactggggatgctgggggggcAACTGCAAACTGGGGATGCAAAGGGGGGGGCCCGACCTGAACCACATAAAGGTATTAGGGgaactgggagctactgggagtgactgggagaGGTGGGCAGAACGGGaactggggatgctgggagggaactggggatgctgggggatcTGgtactgggggaactgg
Above is a genomic segment from Cuculus canorus isolate bCucCan1 chromosome 33, bCucCan1.pri, whole genome shotgun sequence containing:
- the HSPBP1 gene encoding hsp70-binding protein 1, translating into MSCGEETGGERPGPPREPPRTLQGLLEMAQQQWLREALSAALGGAEGSGGALERCLHDLGGPDPPEESLELLAELCGGGCGRGPLACWGPVPRTCRRPRGGPWLWGRCPPCWRHWGGTPTPKCPPAALFAISCLVRGQPSGLTQLERLGGLEALGGALKRPPLRARAAFLVHSLLGEHPPLAEILVGQGWVPRLVELLRTEHGAAHEHAMGALCRLSLSAGGLQACRDPPLGLEQLLRERGAQLRGHQESREELEFCQQLLQRCFPENPPQETPPQETPPQELLPPAIPPPALLPLPGPPPHR